Proteins encoded within one genomic window of Fibrobacter sp.:
- a CDS encoding mechanosensitive ion channel family protein, whose amino-acid sequence MNLNFVIFLSIVLVVLLLCMFVVNPIARKIAEKTPNKFDDLLVEKRFFSRALQLVPATIFSAAFARFVEQQSLVYDICTRVSAVWFALIAFAAGSSFFDVVETLNDQNQRRKNKSFHGTFQAVKLILFCVCAIVVISQVIGKSPVFILSAMGAAATILMLIFRDSILGVVSGIQINLSDLLRKGDWIEIERHHTDGTVIDITLTSVKIRNWDKTISVIPAYDLITNSFKNWRGMEESGGRRIKRSLFIDQQSIRFLTEEEIERLSKIEILKPYMDEKRVELASEFTAKYGEGAVPTELDMVNSRHMTNIGTFRAYCTAYLRSLKNVAQDMTLMTRQLAPTPEGLPLEIYAFANVTQWVAYETIQADIFDHLIAVLPEFGLSLFQYVAWTRK is encoded by the coding sequence ATGAACTTGAATTTTGTAATCTTTTTAAGCATAGTTCTCGTTGTTCTTTTGCTTTGCATGTTCGTGGTGAATCCTATTGCCCGAAAAATTGCAGAAAAGACTCCCAACAAGTTTGACGATCTCCTTGTAGAAAAACGGTTCTTTTCTAGGGCTTTGCAGCTTGTTCCTGCAACGATTTTTAGCGCGGCCTTTGCCCGCTTTGTAGAACAGCAGTCCCTTGTGTACGATATTTGTACCCGTGTTTCTGCAGTATGGTTTGCCCTGATTGCCTTTGCTGCGGGAAGTTCCTTCTTTGATGTGGTCGAAACCTTGAACGACCAGAACCAAAGACGAAAGAACAAGTCTTTCCACGGAACATTCCAGGCGGTTAAACTGATTTTGTTCTGCGTTTGTGCCATTGTTGTCATATCGCAGGTCATTGGCAAGAGCCCCGTATTTATACTCTCTGCTATGGGTGCCGCCGCAACCATCTTGATGTTGATCTTTAGGGATTCCATTCTGGGCGTAGTTTCGGGTATCCAGATTAATTTGTCTGACTTGCTCCGCAAAGGGGATTGGATTGAGATTGAACGTCACCATACTGATGGTACGGTCATCGACATTACGCTTACCTCTGTGAAAATCCGTAACTGGGACAAGACCATCTCGGTAATTCCTGCTTATGACCTCATTACCAACAGTTTCAAGAACTGGCGCGGAATGGAAGAATCCGGCGGTCGTCGCATTAAGCGTTCGCTCTTCATTGACCAGCAGAGCATCCGCTTCTTGACAGAAGAAGAAATCGAACGATTGTCTAAGATTGAAATCTTGAAACCCTACATGGATGAAAAGCGCGTAGAGTTGGCTTCGGAATTTACCGCCAAGTATGGCGAAGGTGCTGTGCCTACGGAGCTGGACATGGTGAACAGTCGCCACATGACTAACATCGGAACTTTCCGCGCCTATTGTACCGCTTATTTGCGCTCTCTAAAAAATGTGGCGCAGGACATGACCTTGATGACACGCCAGCTGGCGCCAACTCCTGAAGGCTTGCCTCTTGAAATTTATGCATTCGCCAATGTGACCCAGTGGGTGGCCTATGAAACAATTCAGGCGGATATCTTTGACCACCTGATTGCAGTGCTTCCGGAATTTGGCCTTAGTTTGTTCCAATACGTGGCTTGGACGCGGAAGTAG
- a CDS encoding efflux RND transporter permease subunit, with translation MKILQINKIFNRLGKFQTAHRRGILIGIILFTLAAAAGILRFEFSFTNDGWFLEGDPAKVNAEKFREHFGNDASVVVLVTAREVGNVAESAPSVRDSAILEMRDTLSRYMLANIPLAKEIHSIENTAGTEALLHLSLERYTDPADDAAKIGRAVADMLKRPEFKSEKWDLNAGGEPYLEVAKNDSTMPQAARSVVIGVFIMIFCLAFFTRSKFGVLVPLMAIAFAMASVFGICGWLGVKPDFTLFTLPLVLGMALSVGYSIHYINSFKQAYQRLETCFGNRPKNRDEALVEAVTETGWPIFFTVVTTVASMLSFLVVEMPVMKIVGSICAAMVFAVYLYVIILVPILFSYDGKGKKAVAKLANDEGRIEKILVKIGGKALNMKLPIALASVAVAVASAIGCMGLKVNMEYVEMFGTKLPFVERLVELMDSELANVYSYNVMIDLGDDSDSASFKNPEKFAALDSAVTDLSNLPLTKFTEGKARVMVGGVTDDFSTAYIHVELKEWNSKQIDVDIDSAQALVRHYFPKADVGVEGYAVEQASMNNKLVKGEIKSVCVSFVMIVLLLIASFMSVKTGLIGMIPNVAPILVIGAVMGYCDFSMDMMTMMVIPMAIGIAVDDTIHFVNHSKLCFERCGNYRESVLATFRDVGKSMVSTTIILCMMFLAYMVSPVTIFFRVGLMASIGLVTALVADFTITPVLIVLTKPFGKGFKNQKSAGLLQPIILQNLCQELK, from the coding sequence GGAGCATTTTGGAAACGACGCCAGCGTTGTGGTTCTGGTAACTGCGCGTGAAGTTGGTAATGTCGCAGAATCCGCGCCAAGTGTCCGTGATTCCGCAATCCTTGAAATGCGGGATACTCTTTCTCGCTACATGCTGGCGAACATTCCTCTGGCAAAGGAAATCCATTCCATCGAAAACACCGCAGGTACCGAGGCGCTGCTTCACCTGAGTCTAGAACGTTACACGGATCCGGCTGATGATGCTGCAAAAATTGGCCGCGCAGTAGCGGACATGTTGAAGCGTCCGGAGTTTAAGTCTGAAAAGTGGGACTTGAACGCCGGCGGCGAACCCTATCTTGAGGTGGCGAAGAACGATTCCACCATGCCCCAGGCGGCACGTTCCGTAGTTATCGGCGTGTTCATCATGATTTTCTGCCTGGCCTTTTTCACCCGAAGTAAATTCGGTGTGCTGGTGCCCCTGATGGCCATTGCCTTTGCCATGGCTTCTGTGTTTGGCATTTGCGGCTGGCTGGGCGTTAAGCCTGACTTTACCTTGTTTACGTTGCCCTTGGTGCTGGGCATGGCCTTAAGCGTAGGCTATTCCATCCACTACATAAACAGTTTCAAGCAAGCATATCAGCGACTGGAAACCTGCTTTGGCAATCGCCCGAAAAATCGTGATGAAGCCCTGGTGGAAGCGGTAACGGAAACGGGCTGGCCCATCTTCTTTACGGTGGTGACTACGGTTGCTTCCATGTTGTCATTTTTGGTTGTGGAAATGCCTGTGATGAAAATCGTGGGCTCCATTTGCGCCGCCATGGTTTTTGCAGTTTACCTGTACGTGATTATTCTGGTGCCCATCTTGTTTAGTTATGACGGTAAGGGCAAAAAAGCGGTCGCGAAACTTGCAAACGATGAAGGCCGAATTGAAAAAATCCTGGTGAAGATAGGTGGCAAGGCTTTGAACATGAAGCTGCCGATTGCCTTGGCTTCTGTTGCCGTTGCCGTAGCCAGCGCCATTGGATGCATGGGGCTGAAGGTGAATATGGAATATGTGGAAATGTTCGGTACCAAGTTGCCTTTTGTGGAGCGCCTGGTAGAACTGATGGATTCCGAACTGGCCAATGTTTATTCCTACAACGTGATGATTGATTTGGGCGATGATTCTGATTCCGCGTCCTTCAAGAATCCCGAAAAATTCGCCGCTTTGGACAGTGCCGTTACGGACTTGTCAAACCTGCCTCTGACCAAGTTCACCGAAGGAAAGGCCCGTGTGATGGTGGGTGGCGTTACCGACGATTTTAGCACCGCCTACATTCATGTGGAACTGAAGGAGTGGAATTCCAAGCAGATTGATGTTGATATCGACAGCGCCCAGGCTCTTGTTCGCCATTATTTCCCTAAGGCCGATGTGGGTGTAGAAGGTTATGCCGTGGAACAGGCTTCCATGAATAACAAGCTGGTGAAGGGTGAAATCAAGTCCGTGTGCGTATCCTTTGTGATGATAGTCCTGCTTTTGATTGCATCGTTCATGAGCGTGAAAACGGGATTGATTGGCATGATTCCCAACGTGGCTCCTATTCTCGTGATTGGCGCAGTCATGGGCTACTGCGATTTTAGCATGGACATGATGACCATGATGGTGATTCCCATGGCCATCGGTATAGCGGTGGACGATACCATCCACTTTGTCAATCATTCCAAGCTTTGCTTTGAACGATGCGGTAACTATCGCGAATCTGTTCTTGCCACCTTCAGGGACGTGGGCAAGAGCATGGTGAGCACCACCATTATTCTTTGCATGATGTTCCTTGCCTACATGGTAAGCCCTGTGACCATCTTCTTTAGGGTGGGGCTTATGGCAAGCATTGGCCTTGTGACTGCCCTGGTGGCGGACTTTACCATTACGCCGGTGCTGATCGTGCTGACAAAACCCTTCGGTAAAGGTTTTAAAAATCAAAAATCGGCTGGATTACTCCAACCGATTATATTGCAAAATTTGTGCCAAGAATTGAAGTGA
- a CDS encoding GTP-binding protein yields MKKSVPITVLTGYLGAGKTTLLNYVLNNQEGYHVAVIVNDIGEVNIDQTLIEKGGNITKEDSGKLVPLSNGCICCSLKQDMLEQIAEILETGKFDYILIEASGICEPVPIAQTICMAGSQLQSKNGEPLPCHLDSVTAVVDVCRLADEFAGGDKLLQKDLEETDIANLLIQQIEFCNTIILNKVDSLAKNDLEHVKAVVKALQPTAKMIETNFGKVEMKEILDTKQFDFDKVAEGAAWAIELNKIDDDHDDDDDEDEHEHHHHHDDEDHSDCDNEHGVCHHHHDDDDDDDHEHHHHHDDEDHSHCDHEHGVCHCGHHHDKDHPHGDEYGISTFVYERRRPFDRKKFEAFLDDYPNAIIRTKGLLWFSDERTESYLFEQAGKQATAQNFGRWFAAESKETQEYILAQNPDLKKVWDDEYGDRIIRLVFIGQHMEKKKIIAVLDDCLDK; encoded by the coding sequence ATGAAAAAATCAGTACCTATTACAGTGCTCACCGGTTACTTAGGAGCCGGTAAAACTACTCTCCTCAACTACGTTCTTAACAATCAGGAAGGCTATCACGTAGCTGTTATCGTCAACGATATTGGCGAAGTCAATATTGACCAGACCCTTATCGAAAAGGGCGGAAACATCACCAAGGAAGATTCCGGCAAGTTGGTGCCCCTTTCCAACGGTTGCATTTGCTGCTCCCTGAAGCAGGACATGCTGGAACAGATTGCCGAAATTCTTGAAACCGGCAAGTTCGACTACATCCTTATTGAAGCCAGCGGCATTTGCGAACCCGTACCTATCGCACAGACCATTTGCATGGCCGGTTCCCAGCTCCAGAGCAAGAATGGCGAACCTCTCCCCTGCCATCTGGACAGCGTAACCGCAGTGGTGGACGTTTGCCGTTTGGCCGACGAATTCGCCGGTGGCGACAAGCTTCTCCAGAAGGACCTGGAAGAAACCGACATTGCAAACCTGCTGATCCAGCAGATCGAATTCTGCAACACCATCATCCTGAACAAGGTGGACAGCCTTGCAAAGAATGACCTGGAACATGTGAAGGCTGTGGTGAAGGCCCTGCAGCCCACCGCCAAGATGATCGAGACCAACTTCGGCAAGGTGGAAATGAAGGAAATCCTGGACACCAAGCAGTTTGACTTCGACAAGGTTGCTGAAGGTGCCGCCTGGGCCATCGAACTGAACAAGATCGACGATGACCACGATGATGATGACGATGAAGACGAACACGAACATCACCACCATCATGACGACGAAGACCACAGCGATTGCGACAATGAACATGGCGTTTGCCACCATCACCACGATGATGACGACGACGATGATCACGAGCATCATCACCATCACGATGACGAAGACCACAGCCACTGCGATCACGAACACGGCGTTTGCCACTGCGGTCATCATCACGACAAGGATCATCCCCATGGTGACGAATACGGCATTTCTACCTTCGTGTATGAACGCCGCCGTCCCTTCGATCGCAAGAAGTTCGAAGCATTCCTGGATGACTATCCTAACGCAATCATCCGCACCAAGGGTCTCCTGTGGTTCTCAGACGAACGTACCGAAAGCTACCTGTTCGAACAGGCTGGCAAGCAGGCTACCGCCCAGAATTTCGGCCGCTGGTTCGCTGCCGAAAGCAAGGAAACTCAGGAATACATTCTTGCCCAGAATCCTGACCTGAAGAAGGTTTGGGACGATGAATACGGAGACCGTATCATTCGCCTCGTCTTCATCGGCCAGCATATGGAAAAGAAAAAGATTATCGCTGTCCTGGACGATTGTCTGGACAAGTAA